From one Micromonospora siamensis genomic stretch:
- a CDS encoding GH1 family beta-glucosidase, whose amino-acid sequence MTEFRFPEGFVWGAATAAYQIEGAATEDGRGPSIWDTFSRTPGKVFQGHTGDVACDHYHRYAADVAMMADLGLKAYRFSVAWPRIRPDGTGPVNPRGLDFYDRLTDCLLQHGIDPIVTLYHWDLPQTLQDTGGWTDRETAEHFADYAVAVHGRLGDRIRTWTTLNEPWCSAYLGYGNGVHAPGEQDAGAAFRAVHHLLLGHGLAARALRAAGAEVVGITLNPADVRPADPDSAADADAVRLVDGLHNRIFLDPLTGAGYPEDVLEHVSRLVEPDFIRDGDEKVIAAPIDLLGINFYSPTYVAGRPGGAGASAYPGTEGSVEFLPPTGPLTDMGWMIEPAALTRLLERIGRDYPGLPLIITENGGAFPDKTATEGPDDTGWVADTDRVAYLDGHLRAAHEAIARGVDLRGYLVWSLLDNFEWAEGYRKRFGIVHVDYLTQRRTPKESARWYQEVIARNGL is encoded by the coding sequence ATGACTGAGTTCCGATTCCCCGAGGGCTTCGTCTGGGGGGCGGCCACCGCGGCCTACCAGATCGAGGGCGCCGCCACCGAGGACGGTCGCGGCCCGTCGATCTGGGACACCTTCAGCCGTACGCCCGGGAAGGTCTTCCAGGGGCACACCGGCGACGTCGCCTGCGACCACTACCACCGGTACGCCGCCGACGTGGCGATGATGGCGGACCTGGGGTTGAAGGCGTACCGGTTCTCGGTGGCCTGGCCGCGGATCCGCCCGGACGGCACCGGCCCGGTCAACCCCCGCGGGCTGGACTTCTACGACCGGCTGACCGACTGCCTGTTGCAGCACGGCATCGACCCGATCGTCACGCTCTACCACTGGGACCTGCCGCAGACGCTCCAGGACACCGGGGGCTGGACCGACCGGGAGACCGCCGAGCACTTCGCCGACTACGCGGTCGCGGTGCACGGCCGGCTCGGCGACCGGATCCGCACCTGGACCACGCTCAACGAGCCGTGGTGCTCGGCGTACCTCGGCTACGGCAACGGTGTGCACGCGCCCGGGGAGCAGGACGCGGGGGCGGCCTTCCGGGCCGTACACCATCTGCTGCTCGGCCACGGCCTGGCCGCCCGCGCGCTGCGCGCGGCCGGCGCGGAGGTCGTCGGGATCACCCTGAACCCGGCGGACGTCCGCCCGGCGGACCCGGACAGCGCGGCGGACGCCGACGCGGTCCGGCTGGTCGACGGCCTGCACAACCGGATCTTCCTCGACCCGCTGACCGGCGCCGGCTACCCGGAGGACGTGCTGGAGCATGTCTCCCGGCTGGTCGAGCCGGACTTCATCCGGGACGGGGACGAGAAGGTCATCGCCGCTCCGATCGACCTGCTGGGGATCAACTTCTACTCGCCCACCTACGTCGCCGGACGCCCCGGCGGCGCGGGGGCGAGCGCCTACCCGGGCACCGAGGGGTCGGTGGAGTTCCTGCCGCCGACGGGTCCGCTCACCGACATGGGTTGGATGATCGAACCGGCGGCGCTGACCCGGCTGCTGGAGCGGATCGGCCGGGACTACCCCGGCCTGCCGTTGATCATCACCGAGAACGGCGGGGCGTTCCCCGACAAGACGGCCACCGAGGGGCCGGACGACACCGGCTGGGTGGCCGACACCGATCGGGTGGCGTACCTCGACGGACACCTGCGCGCGGCACACGAGGCGATCGCCCGGGGGGTCGATCTGCGCGGGTATCTCGTATGGTCGTTGCTGGACAACTTCGAATGGGCCGAGGGTTACCGCAAGCGGTTCGGGATCGTCCACGTCGACTACCTGACCCAGCGACGCACACCGAAGGAGAGCGCCCGCTGGTACCAGGAGGTGATCGCCCGGAACGGGCTCTAG
- a CDS encoding LacI family DNA-binding transcriptional regulator, with protein sequence MTTAQRPTLEAVARRAGVSRATVSRVVNGSTTVAEPIREAVRRAVDELGYVPNLAARSLVTQRTDSVALVMPEEATRVFSDDQVFPGIIRGVSQELEAADKQLVLMLAGSAAGHERVERYTTGRHVDGVLFASLHGEDPLPGTLSRLGIPVVCAGRPLDGAQVPYVDVDNVGGVTRAVRHLIADGRRRIATIAGPQDMVAGIERLTGYRQAVAAAGLGELVAYGDFTRESGAAAMRELLAADPELDAVFAASDLMAHAALRTLREAGRRVPEDVAMIGFDDIETAAYTDPPLTTVRWEIVELGRAMTRQLLRMTAGEPIDEAEILPTELVVRASARAGGVR encoded by the coding sequence ATGACGACCGCGCAGCGGCCGACGCTGGAGGCGGTGGCCCGACGGGCCGGGGTCTCCCGGGCCACGGTGTCCCGGGTGGTGAACGGGTCCACCACCGTCGCCGAGCCGATCCGCGAGGCGGTCCGCCGGGCGGTCGACGAACTGGGGTACGTGCCGAACCTCGCCGCCCGCAGCCTGGTCACCCAGCGGACCGACTCGGTGGCCCTGGTCATGCCGGAGGAGGCCACCCGGGTCTTCTCCGACGACCAGGTCTTCCCGGGCATCATCCGTGGGGTCAGCCAGGAGCTGGAGGCCGCCGACAAGCAGCTGGTGCTGATGCTGGCCGGGTCGGCGGCCGGGCACGAACGGGTCGAGCGGTACACCACCGGGCGGCACGTCGACGGGGTGCTCTTCGCCTCGCTGCACGGTGAGGACCCGCTGCCCGGCACGCTGTCCCGGCTGGGCATCCCGGTGGTCTGCGCGGGTCGGCCGCTCGACGGCGCGCAGGTGCCGTACGTCGACGTCGACAACGTCGGCGGGGTGACCCGGGCGGTACGCCACCTGATCGCCGACGGCCGCCGGCGGATCGCCACCATCGCCGGTCCGCAGGACATGGTCGCCGGCATCGAGCGGCTCACCGGTTACCGGCAGGCGGTGGCCGCGGCCGGGCTCGGCGAGCTGGTCGCGTACGGGGACTTCACCCGGGAGTCGGGCGCGGCGGCGATGCGCGAACTGCTCGCCGCCGACCCGGAGCTGGACGCGGTCTTCGCCGCGTCGGACCTGATGGCGCACGCCGCCCTGCGGACGCTCCGCGAGGCGGGGCGGCGGGTGCCGGAGGACGTCGCGATGATCGGCTTCGACGACATCGAGACGGCCGCCTACACCGATCCGCCGCTGACCACGGTGCGCTGGGAGATCGTGGAGCTGGGTCGGGCGATGACCCGCCAGCTCCTGCGGATGACGGCCGGCGAGCCGATCGACGAGGCGGAGATCCTCCCCACCGAACTGGTGGTCCGCGCCTCGGCCCGAGCGGGAGGCGTCCGATGA
- a CDS encoding GNAT family N-acetyltransferase, which produces MLIRTAHPQDAAEVVALRALVHPYLLRGVESTRNMIAHPPPGEEWTAWVAEADGRVVGWASAYRNVETSESGVGEISTLHVHPEHRRRGLGTGLLDAALGHLRAIGARRALTSCRPESLPFARRHGFTASRELRYSALGLRPTPPMPAAPPGVRLLSAAEVDPHLLHEVDAAAASDEPGDVPTVGMDFDLWRFEVWEDPGLDQHATTLAEVDGEPAAVTLVKRDGERMWSAFTGTVPRHRGRGLATLTKRAALHRAAIGGITVAYTSNDEKNAPMLAVNVGLGYRPVAAHWTVLRDRL; this is translated from the coding sequence ATGCTGATCCGCACCGCTCATCCGCAGGACGCCGCCGAGGTGGTCGCGCTGCGCGCCCTGGTCCACCCGTACCTGCTGCGCGGGGTCGAGTCGACCCGGAACATGATCGCCCACCCGCCGCCCGGGGAGGAGTGGACCGCCTGGGTGGCCGAGGCCGACGGTCGGGTCGTCGGCTGGGCGTCGGCGTACCGGAACGTCGAGACCTCCGAGTCGGGCGTCGGGGAGATCTCCACCCTGCACGTCCACCCGGAACACCGGCGACGCGGCCTGGGCACCGGACTGCTGGACGCGGCACTGGGCCACCTGCGGGCCATCGGCGCGCGGCGGGCCCTCACCTCGTGCCGACCGGAGTCGCTGCCGTTCGCCCGCCGGCACGGGTTCACCGCCAGCCGGGAGCTGCGCTACTCGGCGCTGGGCCTGCGGCCCACCCCACCGATGCCGGCGGCCCCGCCCGGCGTACGCCTGCTCTCCGCCGCCGAGGTGGACCCGCACCTGCTCCACGAGGTGGACGCCGCGGCAGCGTCGGACGAGCCGGGCGACGTCCCAACGGTCGGGATGGACTTCGACCTCTGGCGCTTCGAGGTGTGGGAGGACCCGGGGCTGGACCAGCACGCCACCACCCTCGCCGAGGTCGACGGGGAGCCGGCCGCGGTCACGCTGGTCAAGCGGGACGGGGAACGGATGTGGTCGGCGTTCACCGGAACCGTGCCGCGCCACCGGGGTCGGGGCCTGGCCACGCTGACGAAGCGGGCCGCCCTGCACCGGGCCGCCATCGGTGGAATCACCGTGGCGTACACCTCGAACGACGAGAAGAACGCGCCGATGCTGGCGGTGAACGTCGGGCTCGGCTACCGGCCGGTGGCCGCCCACTGGACCGTCCTGCGGGACCGCCTCTGA
- a CDS encoding O-acetyl-ADP-ribose deacetylase, which yields MEIRMVEGDITAQAVDVVVNAANSSLLGGGGVDGAIHRRGGPAILAECRALRASRYRRGLPTGQAVATTAGDLPARWVVHTVGPVFSATEDRSALLRDCYANSLAVADELGAATVAFPLVSAGVYGWPLDDAVRQALTVLRAATPTSVTEARLVLFGADTYATARRVLDAG from the coding sequence ATGGAGATCAGGATGGTCGAGGGGGACATCACCGCCCAGGCGGTCGACGTGGTGGTGAACGCCGCCAACTCCTCCCTGCTCGGCGGCGGGGGAGTCGACGGCGCGATCCACCGCCGGGGCGGCCCGGCCATCCTGGCGGAGTGCCGGGCGCTGCGCGCGTCCCGGTACAGGCGCGGCTTGCCGACCGGGCAGGCGGTCGCCACCACCGCCGGTGACCTGCCGGCCCGCTGGGTGGTGCACACCGTCGGCCCGGTCTTCTCGGCCACCGAGGACCGGTCGGCGCTGCTGCGGGACTGCTACGCCAACAGCCTGGCCGTGGCCGACGAACTGGGCGCGGCCACGGTGGCGTTCCCACTGGTCTCGGCCGGCGTGTACGGCTGGCCGCTCGACGACGCGGTGCGCCAGGCGCTGACCGTGCTGCGCGCGGCCACCCCGACCAGCGTCACCGAGGCCAGGCTGGTGCTCTTCGGCGCCGACACGTACGCCACCGCGCGCCGCGTGCTCGACGCCGGTTGA
- a CDS encoding EI24 domain-containing protein, with the protein MNAPRTIAPVAGAARRFLGGAGLLLRGLGLYVRSPGLMLLGVIPALISGALFLTALGALVYFADDLAAWATPFADGWSSTARGLVRVIAGLAFVGVGGLLGVVTFTALTLAIGDPFYEKISERVEDRLGGTPGAVEVPFWASLRRSVADSLRLVGFSVLVGIPLFAAGFIPVVGQTVVPVIGGAVGGWLLAVELVGAPFSRRGLRLPDRRATLKADRPTALGFGVAVFVCFLIPLGAILVMPAAVAGATLLTRRSLGQHTEED; encoded by the coding sequence GTGAACGCACCCCGCACCATCGCGCCGGTGGCCGGCGCCGCGCGCCGCTTTCTCGGCGGGGCCGGACTGCTCCTGCGCGGCCTCGGCCTGTACGTCCGCAGCCCCGGCCTGATGCTGCTCGGCGTCATCCCGGCGCTCATCTCCGGCGCGCTGTTCCTCACCGCGCTCGGCGCCCTGGTGTACTTCGCCGACGATCTCGCCGCCTGGGCGACGCCGTTCGCCGACGGCTGGTCGAGCACCGCGCGCGGCCTGGTCCGGGTGATCGCCGGACTGGCCTTCGTCGGTGTCGGTGGGCTGCTCGGCGTGGTGACCTTCACCGCGCTCACCCTGGCCATCGGCGACCCGTTCTACGAGAAGATCTCCGAGCGGGTGGAGGACCGCCTCGGTGGCACCCCGGGCGCGGTGGAGGTCCCGTTCTGGGCGTCGCTGCGTCGCAGCGTGGCCGACTCGCTGCGGCTGGTCGGGTTCTCCGTACTGGTCGGCATCCCGCTCTTCGCGGCCGGGTTCATCCCAGTGGTCGGGCAGACCGTGGTGCCGGTGATCGGCGGCGCGGTCGGCGGCTGGCTGCTCGCCGTGGAACTGGTCGGGGCGCCGTTCTCCCGGCGTGGCCTGCGGCTGCCCGACCGGCGGGCCACACTGAAGGCCGACCGGCCCACCGCCCTCGGCTTCGGGGTGGCGGTCTTCGTCTGCTTCCTGATCCCGCTCGGCGCGATCCTGGTCATGCCGGCCGCCGTCGCCGGCGCCACCCTGCTCACCCGCCGTTCGCTCGGCCAGCACACCGAGGAGGACTGA
- a CDS encoding helix-turn-helix transcriptional regulator — protein sequence MRAARLISLLLLLQSRETMTAAELARELEVSERTVYRDVLALHAAGIPVYADRGRAGGYRLVGGYRTRLTGLTRDEAEALFLSGLPGPAGEMGLADAVASAELKVLAALPPSLRDAPARAGQRFHLDVPGWFRESTPPPWLAELARAVWRDRVVELRYRRGEREVERRVEPYGLVLKNAVWYLVGRVGDGMRTYRVDRVVGVDPVDDGTFDRDEGFDLAGYWREQAELFLRGMLRERVTVRLSPAGLRALRWTAEAPFAYDEAVVAAGEPDGQGWVVTRLPVESVPVAYHVLLALGPEVEVLEPPELRARFAEAARRSAALYAGPAAAAPSRPRPGPGQR from the coding sequence GTGCGGGCCGCCCGGTTGATCTCGTTGCTGCTGTTGTTGCAGTCGCGGGAGACGATGACGGCGGCGGAGCTGGCCCGGGAGCTGGAGGTCTCGGAGCGGACGGTCTACCGGGACGTGCTGGCGCTGCACGCCGCCGGCATCCCGGTCTACGCCGACCGGGGCCGGGCCGGCGGCTACCGGCTGGTCGGCGGCTACCGGACCCGGCTGACCGGGTTGACCCGGGACGAGGCGGAGGCGCTCTTCCTGTCCGGCCTGCCCGGCCCGGCCGGGGAGATGGGGCTGGCCGACGCGGTGGCGTCCGCCGAGCTGAAGGTGCTCGCCGCGCTGCCGCCGAGCCTGCGGGACGCGCCCGCCCGGGCCGGGCAACGCTTCCACCTGGACGTGCCGGGCTGGTTCCGGGAGTCGACGCCGCCGCCGTGGCTGGCGGAACTGGCCCGGGCGGTGTGGCGGGACCGGGTGGTGGAGCTGCGCTACCGGCGCGGCGAGCGGGAGGTCGAGCGCCGGGTCGAGCCGTACGGGCTGGTGCTCAAGAACGCGGTCTGGTACCTGGTCGGCCGGGTCGGCGACGGGATGCGGACGTACCGGGTGGACCGGGTGGTCGGCGTGGATCCGGTGGACGACGGGACCTTCGACCGGGACGAGGGTTTCGACCTGGCCGGCTACTGGCGGGAGCAGGCCGAGCTCTTCCTCCGGGGCATGCTCCGCGAGCGGGTCACCGTCCGGCTCAGCCCCGCCGGCCTGCGCGCGCTGCGCTGGACCGCCGAGGCGCCCTTCGCGTACGACGAGGCGGTGGTCGCCGCCGGCGAACCCGACGGGCAGGGCTGGGTGGTCACCCGGTTGCCCGTCGAGTCCGTGCCGGTGGCGTACCACGTGCTGCTGGCGCTGGGCCCCGAGGTGGAGGTGCTGGAGCCACCGGAGCTGCGGGCGCGGTTCGCCGAGGCGGCCCGCCGGTCGGCGGCGCTGTACGCCGGGCCGGCCGCGGCCGCCCCGAGTCGGCCGCGGCCCGGCCCGGGTCAGCGGTAG
- a CDS encoding SDR family oxidoreductase — translation MTTTTPLTGKVALVAGATRGAGRQIAIQLGAAGATVYATGRSTRANRSEMDRPETIEETAELVTAAGGTGIAVQVDHLVPEQVRDLVARIDAEQGRLDVLVNDVWGSDHLITWEKPVWEQPLDAGFRTLRLAVDTHIITSHFALPLLIRNPGGLVVEIGDGTKAYNDTNYRLSVFYDLAKVSVNRLAFTQAHELEPHGCTAVAISPGWIRSELMLEHFGVTEANWRDGTAKDPHFAISETPAYVGRAIAALAADPDRARWNGRSTDSGELATEYGFTDLDGSRPQGFRYIVEVVNAGRPADVTGYR, via the coding sequence ATGACGACGACGACACCACTCACGGGGAAGGTCGCGCTGGTGGCCGGGGCGACCCGGGGCGCCGGCCGGCAGATCGCGATCCAGCTCGGCGCGGCCGGGGCCACCGTCTACGCCACCGGCCGCAGCACCCGCGCCAACCGCTCGGAGATGGACCGGCCGGAGACCATCGAGGAGACCGCCGAGCTGGTCACCGCGGCCGGCGGCACCGGCATCGCGGTCCAGGTCGACCACCTCGTCCCCGAGCAGGTCCGCGACCTGGTCGCCCGGATCGACGCCGAACAGGGCCGACTCGACGTGCTGGTCAACGACGTGTGGGGCAGCGACCACCTGATCACCTGGGAGAAGCCGGTCTGGGAACAGCCCCTGGACGCCGGTTTCCGTACCCTCCGGCTGGCCGTCGACACCCACATCATCACCAGCCACTTCGCGCTGCCGCTGCTGATCCGCAACCCCGGTGGCCTGGTGGTGGAGATCGGTGACGGCACCAAGGCGTACAACGACACCAACTACCGGCTCTCCGTCTTCTACGACCTGGCCAAGGTGTCGGTGAACCGGCTGGCCTTCACCCAGGCGCACGAGTTGGAGCCGCACGGCTGCACCGCCGTCGCGATCAGCCCCGGCTGGATCCGCTCCGAGTTGATGCTGGAGCACTTCGGGGTCACCGAGGCCAACTGGCGCGACGGCACCGCCAAGGACCCGCACTTCGCCATCTCGGAGACCCCGGCGTACGTCGGGCGGGCGATCGCCGCCCTGGCCGCCGACCCGGACCGGGCGCGCTGGAACGGCCGGTCCACCGACTCGGGCGAGCTCGCCACGGAGTACGGCTTCACCGACCTCGACGGCAGCCGGCCGCAGGGTTTCCGCTACATCGTGGAGGTGGTCAACGCCGGCCGGCCGGCGGACGTGACCGGCTACCGCTGA
- a CDS encoding alpha/beta fold hydrolase — MRSFRWPPPPDGGPRTWGPGPGGPRTGRPALPEPETELVATPHGVRLERLVTGTGDPVTVFAHGLGNGIATTRPFGSGVAGRKVFFQFRGHGRSDSPPGPWSYLDLARDLRTVADLGGATRAFGASLGAGALCRLLAESPDRFDKLVFFLPAALAAPRTEVARRRITDLLDAVGSGDASLLADVVSVELPPAVRNTPAGWAYLRQRLDQLLRDGLAPGLAGLAEQVPLTDTAVLAKVTAPALVIGCAGDDLHPAAVAEELAAALPDATLHVYDRPGVLWSERADLRERISGFLNG, encoded by the coding sequence GTGAGGAGTTTCCGCTGGCCCCCACCGCCGGACGGCGGGCCCCGCACCTGGGGCCCGGGCCCGGGTGGGCCGCGGACCGGCCGGCCGGCACTGCCCGAGCCGGAGACCGAGCTGGTCGCCACCCCGCACGGCGTACGACTGGAGCGGCTGGTCACCGGCACCGGTGACCCGGTGACGGTGTTCGCGCACGGGTTGGGCAACGGCATCGCCACCACCCGCCCGTTCGGCAGCGGTGTCGCCGGCCGCAAGGTCTTCTTCCAGTTCCGTGGGCACGGCCGCTCCGACTCGCCGCCCGGTCCGTGGAGCTATCTGGACCTGGCCCGGGACCTGCGGACCGTCGCCGACCTCGGCGGCGCCACCCGGGCGTTCGGCGCCAGCCTCGGCGCCGGCGCGCTGTGCCGGCTGCTCGCCGAGAGCCCGGATCGCTTCGACAAGCTGGTGTTCTTCCTGCCGGCCGCGCTCGCCGCACCGCGTACCGAGGTCGCCCGGCGGCGGATCACCGACCTGCTGGACGCCGTCGGAAGCGGGGACGCCTCCCTGCTCGCCGACGTGGTCTCGGTCGAGCTGCCGCCCGCCGTACGCAACACCCCGGCCGGCTGGGCGTACCTGCGGCAGCGGCTCGACCAGCTGCTCCGCGACGGGCTCGCCCCCGGCCTGGCCGGGCTGGCCGAGCAGGTGCCGTTGACCGACACCGCCGTGCTGGCGAAGGTCACCGCCCCGGCGCTGGTCATCGGTTGCGCCGGGGACGACCTGCACCCGGCGGCGGTCGCCGAGGAGCTCGCCGCCGCGCTCCCGGACGCCACCCTGCACGTGTACGACCGGCCCGGCGTGCTCTGGTCGGAACGCGCCGACCTGCGGGAACGGATCTCCGGCTTCCTCAACGGCTGA
- a CDS encoding DUF2516 family protein, translated as MAYAAPIFFLDVRYVIELILLVFALIIQGVALVHAITQRSDAFPAIGTLPKGGWIAILAVCMVLTLLGFGPISLFGLVGIAAGLIYLLDVRVGLRDLHDGKGFW; from the coding sequence ATGGCCTACGCCGCGCCGATCTTCTTCCTCGACGTCCGCTACGTGATCGAGCTGATCTTGCTCGTGTTCGCGCTGATCATCCAGGGCGTCGCGCTGGTGCATGCCATCACCCAGCGGTCCGACGCCTTCCCGGCGATCGGCACCCTGCCCAAGGGTGGCTGGATCGCCATCCTCGCGGTCTGCATGGTGCTCACCCTGCTCGGCTTCGGCCCGATCAGCCTCTTCGGGCTGGTCGGCATCGCCGCCGGCCTGATCTACCTGCTGGACGTCCGGGTCGGGCTGCGCGACCTGCACGACGGCAAAGGGTTCTGGTGA
- a CDS encoding helix-turn-helix domain-containing protein has translation MATPKDLPDVGGFIRDLRRNAKISLRQLAEQAGVSNPYLSQIERGLRKPSAEVLQQLASALRVSTPAMYLRAGLLDDKEGQGVLAAIAVDPDLTMAQKQSLTQIYETFRRENARLAEATAAADQATGATTTDGTPAPSAPAEPSTAAATVTPAATGPTTSDGTPTEAVLESVAVTEAGPAPAPTTSTPDTRAAAAAEEEKQS, from the coding sequence ATGGCCACTCCCAAGGACCTTCCCGACGTCGGCGGGTTCATTCGTGACCTGCGGCGCAACGCGAAGATCTCGCTGCGCCAGCTCGCCGAGCAGGCAGGTGTCAGCAACCCCTACCTGAGCCAGATCGAGCGCGGCCTGCGCAAGCCGAGCGCCGAGGTGCTCCAGCAGCTGGCCAGCGCCCTGCGGGTCTCCACCCCGGCGATGTACCTGCGCGCCGGACTGCTGGACGACAAGGAGGGCCAGGGGGTGCTCGCGGCGATCGCCGTCGACCCCGACCTGACGATGGCGCAGAAGCAGTCGCTCACCCAGATCTACGAGACCTTCCGCCGGGAGAACGCGCGCCTCGCCGAGGCGACCGCCGCGGCGGACCAGGCCACCGGCGCCACCACCACCGACGGCACGCCGGCGCCGAGCGCGCCGGCGGAGCCGAGCACCGCGGCGGCCACCGTCACCCCGGCCGCCACCGGTCCGACCACGTCCGACGGCACACCGACCGAGGCCGTACTCGAGTCGGTCGCCGTCACCGAGGCGGGCCCGGCACCGGCCCCCACCACCAGCACCCCCGACACCAGGGCCGCCGCGGCGGCCGAGGAGGAGAAGCAGTCATGA
- a CDS encoding alpha/beta fold hydrolase: protein MIEVNGAQLAYDEAGSGNPVVLVHAGIADRRMWRGQVDALAARHRVIAVDLRGYGDSELPPAPFAHHDDLVGLLDALGIDRAALVGCSFGGRVAVDTALAYPERVSALALFGAPVSGNEWSEETEQLWEELVGDVDPEDFAATAAGEVRFWVVGPTRKPADVDPELIRFAEEMDRRALAAEQALSAVEVGELDPPAVDRLAELAMPVLVGAGADDLADIRRLADRIAAEAPRGVRLPDVPDAGHLLPLERPEPVNAALLDFLP, encoded by the coding sequence ATGATCGAGGTGAACGGCGCCCAGCTCGCGTACGACGAGGCCGGCAGTGGCAACCCGGTGGTGCTGGTGCACGCCGGCATCGCCGACCGCCGGATGTGGCGGGGCCAGGTGGACGCGCTGGCCGCCCGGCACCGGGTGATCGCGGTGGACCTGCGCGGGTACGGCGACTCCGAACTTCCCCCCGCCCCGTTCGCCCACCACGACGACCTGGTCGGCCTGCTGGACGCGCTGGGCATCGACCGCGCCGCCCTGGTCGGCTGCTCGTTCGGCGGCCGGGTGGCGGTGGACACCGCGCTGGCCTACCCGGAGCGGGTCTCCGCTCTGGCCCTGTTCGGGGCGCCGGTCTCCGGCAACGAGTGGTCCGAGGAGACCGAGCAGCTCTGGGAGGAACTGGTCGGCGACGTCGACCCGGAGGACTTCGCCGCCACCGCCGCCGGCGAGGTGCGGTTCTGGGTGGTCGGCCCCACCCGGAAGCCGGCCGACGTCGACCCGGAGCTGATCCGCTTCGCCGAGGAGATGGACCGCCGGGCCCTCGCCGCCGAGCAGGCGCTCAGCGCCGTCGAGGTCGGCGAACTCGACCCGCCGGCCGTCGACCGGCTCGCCGAGCTGGCGATGCCGGTGCTGGTCGGTGCCGGCGCCGACGACCTGGCCGACATCCGCCGGCTGGCCGACCGGATCGCCGCCGAGGCCCCGCGGGGCGTACGGCTGCCGGACGTCCCGGACGCCGGGCACCTGCTCCCCCTGGAACGCCCCGAACCGGTGAACGCCGCCCTGCTCGACTTCCTGCCCTGA
- a CDS encoding asparaginase → MGKTYEGGVPLAEVVRSGFVEGFHRGSVVVLDAGGAPVATAGDVASPVFPRSSNKPMQAVGMLRAGLSLTEPADVALISASHAGEEFHLERVAALLRSAGLDPSALHCPPELPVGELAREAVLRAGGGPTRIQMNCSGKHTGMLLTCLANGWPLDGYWRPGHPLQQRLTAAVEEFTGERAAAVGVDGCGAPVLAVSLTGLARAFLRLVSAEPGTEGRTVADAMRAYPEIVGGTQAEDTRVMRGVPGLLAKVGAEGVIAVALPGVGAVALKIDDGASRARMPVLVAALRRLGVDAPVLTEYAEIPLLGGGVPVGAVRSLW, encoded by the coding sequence GTGGGAAAGACGTACGAGGGCGGCGTGCCGCTCGCCGAGGTGGTCCGGTCCGGCTTCGTGGAAGGCTTCCACCGCGGCTCGGTGGTGGTGTTGGACGCCGGTGGCGCACCGGTGGCCACCGCCGGTGACGTCGCGTCCCCGGTCTTCCCGCGCTCGTCCAACAAGCCGATGCAGGCCGTGGGGATGCTCCGTGCCGGCCTGTCGCTGACCGAACCGGCCGACGTCGCGCTGATCTCGGCCAGCCACGCCGGCGAGGAGTTCCATCTGGAACGGGTCGCCGCCCTGCTGCGCTCCGCCGGCCTGGACCCGTCGGCGCTGCACTGCCCGCCCGAGCTGCCGGTGGGGGAGCTGGCCCGGGAGGCGGTGCTGCGGGCCGGCGGCGGCCCGACCCGGATCCAGATGAACTGCTCCGGCAAGCACACCGGGATGCTGCTCACCTGCCTGGCGAACGGCTGGCCGCTGGACGGCTACTGGCGGCCCGGGCACCCGCTGCAGCAGCGGCTGACCGCCGCGGTCGAGGAGTTCACCGGCGAGCGGGCCGCGGCGGTCGGGGTGGACGGCTGCGGCGCGCCGGTGCTCGCCGTGTCGCTGACCGGCCTGGCCCGGGCGTTCCTGCGGCTGGTCTCCGCCGAGCCGGGCACCGAGGGGCGGACCGTGGCCGACGCCATGCGGGCGTACCCGGAGATCGTCGGGGGCACCCAGGCCGAGGACACCCGGGTGATGCGCGGCGTGCCCGGCCTGCTGGCGAAGGTCGGCGCGGAGGGTGTGATCGCGGTGGCCCTGCCGGGCGTCGGGGCGGTCGCGCTCAAGATCGACGACGGCGCGTCCCGCGCCCGGATGCCCGTGCTGGTCGCGGCGCTGCGCCGGCTCGGCGTCGACGCCCCGGTGCTCACCGAGTACGCCGAGATCCCGCTGCTCGGCGGCGGTGTTCCGGTGGGAGCCGTCCGCTCCCTCTGGTGA